A part of Methanohalobium evestigatum Z-7303 genomic DNA contains:
- a CDS encoding U32 family peptidase, whose amino-acid sequence MNYPSRQLPELVTGVRNQATLKACSKYTDAVYFSLDRFNLRARARDITSDNLGSFVKQAKSYGLKCYLTLNSVIYPEDLQELDKVLDDVSKVNIDAVIAWDPAVIKKAVDKGLDIHISTQANVSNWATAEFYKTLGASRVILSRELTLEQIKDIRKNTDIELEVFVHGAMCQAVSGRCYLSAYIVGKSANCGECSQPCRWQWTLHGENGEQIELEGKYLLSTKDLCMIEHIPELVNSGVDAFKVEGRLRNTSYINTVSKCYREALDNYLNGTYTNQKAQFWKTKLIQEYNRGFSTGFYFGTPGPEGLNPDSDMNISSVKREAVGIITNYYPKQSAASVDLREQGLQVGDDIVIEGATTYIEQKVESLVTNRKHLSTAEKGQLVGMSVRDKVRKNDRVYKIENTIK is encoded by the coding sequence ATGAACTATCCATCCAGACAGTTACCTGAACTTGTAACGGGTGTTAGAAACCAAGCTACTCTAAAAGCATGCAGTAAATATACTGATGCTGTCTATTTTTCACTGGACAGGTTCAATTTAAGAGCAAGAGCAAGGGATATAACTTCCGATAATCTGGGTTCTTTTGTAAAGCAAGCTAAAAGTTATGGATTAAAATGTTACCTGACTTTGAATTCTGTGATATATCCAGAGGATTTGCAGGAACTGGACAAGGTTTTGGATGATGTATCCAAAGTTAATATAGATGCAGTGATTGCATGGGATCCTGCGGTTATTAAAAAAGCGGTAGATAAAGGACTTGATATACATATATCCACTCAGGCTAATGTATCCAACTGGGCAACTGCCGAATTCTATAAAACACTGGGTGCAAGCAGGGTGATACTTTCCCGTGAGCTGACATTGGAACAAATAAAAGATATTCGGAAAAACACCGATATAGAGCTTGAAGTTTTTGTACATGGAGCAATGTGTCAGGCGGTATCAGGTCGGTGTTATCTTTCTGCCTATATCGTTGGGAAATCAGCCAATTGTGGAGAATGTTCCCAACCATGCCGGTGGCAGTGGACACTACATGGTGAAAATGGGGAACAGATTGAACTTGAGGGTAAATATCTACTGAGTACAAAAGACCTGTGTATGATAGAGCATATACCAGAACTTGTGAACTCTGGTGTAGATGCTTTCAAGGTGGAAGGGAGATTAAGAAACACCAGTTATATAAATACAGTCTCAAAATGCTACCGAGAGGCGCTGGATAATTACTTAAACGGAACATACACAAACCAGAAAGCCCAATTTTGGAAAACAAAACTGATACAGGAATACAATCGGGGATTTTCTACAGGATTTTACTTTGGAACTCCGGGACCTGAAGGATTGAACCCTGATTCTGATATGAACATATCATCTGTAAAGAGAGAAGCGGTTGGGATTATTACAAATTATTACCCGAAACAGAGTGCTGCAAGTGTAGATTTGCGGGAACAGGGACTCCAGGTTGGGGATGATATTGTTATAGAAGGTGCTACTACATACATTGAACAGAAAGTTGAATCCCTTGTCACAAACCGCAAACACCTATCAACCGCTGAAAAAGGACAGCTCGTGGGCATGAGTGTCAGGGATAAAGTCCGCAAAAATGACCGGGTGTACAAAATTGAAAATACAATCAAATAA
- a CDS encoding cytochrome c biogenesis protein produces MTKRPALQQAVTKTPLITFVILIILLFLVPTVSAQDDTRVEYFYENGCSKCQKIAPVIENVVDNSENINYSSYEISTSYNQMKEYGVYTVPVLVINESTKITYQDYKGNITLFKELLIESIKNAPPLQTSDDTDNNSTITKPPLKISPVMVLIAGILAGFNPCLLAVMAFMASVTLTSEGNRRDMLTIVAGFCAGIFITYTVVGMGILKTINSMPEIHETITLFMVTLIGGLGAWHIYDAYYMKTRDKSTFKTPKSLISFMGNIKGKNILMLSLFAGGLFSLVKAPCVGAVYLSILDMMMTRVEVVEGTLYLAVYNFGVVFPVFILGGLLAFGLNPDTVTEFREKRRSEIRLITGVVLIILAILLNFNVI; encoded by the coding sequence ATGACAAAAAGACCTGCGCTACAACAAGCTGTCACTAAAACACCATTGATTACATTTGTAATACTTATTATCCTGCTTTTTTTAGTTCCTACTGTATCAGCCCAAGATGATACCAGAGTTGAATATTTTTATGAAAATGGTTGCTCCAAATGCCAGAAAATAGCACCTGTAATTGAAAATGTTGTTGACAATTCAGAAAATATCAATTATTCCAGTTATGAAATTTCAACATCCTACAACCAGATGAAAGAATATGGTGTTTATACTGTACCTGTACTGGTTATCAATGAGAGTACAAAAATAACTTATCAGGATTATAAGGGTAATATAACACTATTCAAAGAGTTATTGATAGAATCTATTAAAAACGCTCCACCTTTACAAACATCAGATGACACTGATAACAATTCAACAATAACCAAACCACCCTTAAAAATCTCTCCTGTAATGGTCCTTATTGCAGGTATACTTGCAGGATTTAATCCATGTCTGCTTGCAGTAATGGCTTTTATGGCATCTGTTACGCTTACATCTGAAGGGAATCGTCGGGATATGCTAACAATTGTAGCGGGTTTTTGTGCAGGTATATTTATCACATACACGGTTGTAGGAATGGGGATATTAAAAACCATCAATTCCATGCCTGAAATACATGAAACTATTACTTTGTTCATGGTAACACTGATAGGTGGGCTTGGAGCGTGGCATATCTATGATGCCTATTATATGAAAACCCGTGATAAATCCACGTTCAAAACCCCAAAATCATTGATATCGTTTATGGGTAATATAAAGGGTAAAAACATTCTGATGCTCTCACTTTTTGCTGGCGGGTTGTTTTCACTTGTCAAAGCACCCTGTGTCGGTGCAGTCTATTTATCCATACTGGATATGATGATGACAAGGGTTGAAGTTGTGGAAGGAACGTTATATCTTGCAGTCTATAATTTCGGGGTTGTATTTCCCGTTTTTATACTCGGGGGTTTGCTTGCATTTGGTCTAAATCCGGATACAGTGACAGAATTCAGGGAAAAAAGGCGCTCAGAAATAAGGCTTATTACAGGGGTCGTATTAATTATACTGGCTATACTGCTGAATTTTAATGTTATTTGA
- a CDS encoding cryptochrome/photolyase family protein: MNSYKRSIFIFRRDLRVDDNTGLDYALENSEYVIPCFIFDPRLIEKNDNFNPNSFQFLIESLEDLKHQLNDKGAKLYLFHGIAENVVTNLINKNLIDAVFVNRDYTPFSKKRDEAFKKACEMYNVDFISCNDLLLNNPDKIKTQKGTPYTVFTPFFKKASKFDVNLPEMSSKQNFYTGKIENELNDTDHFLKAKRNKPLYVKGGRSNALKILENLDEFKNYENERDYPFLDATTGLSAHNKFGTISIREFYYTVIDKLGISHPLITQLYWRDFYTYLAHHYPYIFKQSFKKKFDSIEWDNDSDKFKKWCAGETGFPIVDAGIREMNYTGYMHNRVRMITASFLVKDLHIDWKWGEQYFARKLVDYDKSVNIGNWQWSASTGPDAQPFFRIFNPWSQQKKFDSECIYIKKWIEELRNVSCKSIHNLENKNTFIPGYPEPIINHKTEREKSLAVFRLANQK; encoded by the coding sequence ATGAACAGTTATAAAAGGTCGATTTTTATTTTCAGAAGAGATTTAAGAGTCGATGATAATACAGGACTTGATTATGCTCTTGAAAATTCAGAATATGTTATTCCGTGTTTTATTTTTGACCCAAGGCTTATAGAAAAAAATGATAATTTCAATCCAAACTCTTTCCAGTTTCTTATAGAATCATTAGAGGATCTAAAACATCAGCTGAATGACAAAGGTGCCAAACTCTATCTTTTTCACGGTATCGCGGAAAATGTTGTAACCAACCTTATAAATAAAAATTTGATAGATGCAGTTTTTGTAAACAGGGATTATACACCATTTAGCAAAAAAAGAGATGAAGCTTTCAAAAAAGCATGTGAAATGTACAACGTAGATTTTATCTCATGCAACGACCTACTTTTGAATAATCCTGACAAAATCAAGACTCAAAAAGGAACACCTTATACAGTGTTTACACCTTTTTTCAAAAAAGCATCTAAATTTGATGTCAATTTACCTGAAATGTCCAGCAAACAAAACTTCTACACCGGCAAAATTGAAAATGAATTAAATGATACAGACCATTTCTTAAAAGCTAAAAGAAACAAACCATTATATGTAAAAGGTGGACGGTCTAACGCTTTAAAGATACTTGAAAACCTGGATGAATTTAAAAATTATGAGAATGAAAGAGATTATCCTTTCCTGGATGCAACTACTGGGTTGTCAGCACATAACAAGTTTGGTACTATATCCATCAGAGAGTTCTATTACACGGTAATCGATAAGCTTGGTATATCCCATCCTCTGATTACACAGTTATATTGGAGGGATTTTTATACCTACCTTGCGCATCATTATCCATATATATTCAAACAGTCATTCAAGAAAAAATTCGATTCCATAGAATGGGATAACGATTCAGATAAATTCAAAAAATGGTGTGCAGGAGAAACTGGATTTCCGATAGTAGATGCGGGTATCAGAGAAATGAATTATACAGGATACATGCATAACAGAGTAAGAATGATAACTGCATCATTCCTTGTAAAAGATTTGCATATAGACTGGAAATGGGGAGAACAATACTTTGCCAGAAAACTTGTGGATTATGATAAATCGGTCAATATTGGAAACTGGCAGTGGTCTGCATCCACAGGACCCGATGCACAGCCTTTTTTCAGAATATTTAATCCGTGGTCTCAGCAGAAAAAATTCGATTCTGAATGTATTTATATTAAAAAATGGATAGAAGAACTAAGAAATGTATCCTGCAAAAGTATTCATAATCTGGAAAATAAAAATACATTTATACCGGGTTACCCTGAACCGATAATTAACCACAAAACAGAACGGGAAAAATCCTTGGCAGTGTTTAGGTTAGCAAACCAAAAGTAA
- a CDS encoding DEAD/DEAH box helicase — translation MSVKQQINKIRSSRGYQNQIVHIEDIPAKNPEYKTIELKPLINYGLDKAGINNLYKHQVEAIENIRNGKNIVLSTGTASGKTLSYLIPVFEHLTDNNDATVIYVSPLNALVNDQVKKFQNFRDETGLDIDINRFIGSIPDEEKKSAKNNSRIIFTNPEMLHMSLLQWKHQWFRVLSNLKYIILDESHYYRGVLGSNMANLLRRLERVCNYYGSNPQYICCTATIGNPEEHAHCLTGKDVTVIDSDGSSNGPQKFVFWNPPLFINKKGFNVRKASFYESVRLFSTFVQDGYQSIIFTRSRQKAERMALSAKKELETRDSSEKVCSYRGGYHKDDRENIEKQLSEGTLRGVISTNALELGIDIGGLDVCVLDGYPGTVMNTKQQAGRAGRGDNESAVFMVAGPDALDQYYMRNPDKFFRKNIEKAVINVSNPYIQEGHILCAAKEIPLREKDEMYFGPKFHSIVQSLDNQKMVTEKEPKSSLIPQPHMDVSIRNISKHGYTIVLVSGNKRKTLEKDMESSQAFREGFEGSIYLSQGIPYIVTEMNHEKGEIYVQETRADYYTKPLIDSEISVKEIYENSSLNTSNDITIGYGSVEVEEQVTGYKKFQQFSEEELGEYSLDMPRTTLETESLWMELPERFKELVNNCDLDFDGGIHAVEHGMIAMYPIHLLADRNDVGGLSKSNHSDIGDKSGIFIYDGHNGGVGYAENGYHKLIEMLDVTLNAIENCPCNDGCPSCIQSPKCGNNNSPLDKHAAIMILREMLAKPRYTPPKKSKSGTKPLDKFGNSKLISADEWIKKGRVFGKEKKHKNACECFDNALQLEPDNANALYDKAKACFHLRMYEQSSECINKVLEMGYNTANLRKLKGINLVNLGKYQAALDEFNKALKLEPDNPKIQKLKSDTEKQLSG, via the coding sequence ATGAGCGTAAAACAGCAGATTAATAAAATCAGGTCATCCAGAGGATATCAGAACCAGATAGTACATATTGAAGATATACCTGCAAAAAATCCAGAGTATAAAACCATTGAACTGAAACCACTGATAAATTATGGACTGGATAAAGCAGGGATAAATAACCTGTATAAACATCAAGTGGAAGCGATTGAGAATATAAGGAATGGAAAAAACATTGTACTTTCGACAGGAACCGCAAGTGGGAAAACGCTTTCTTATCTTATACCTGTTTTTGAACACCTTACGGATAACAATGATGCGACTGTAATATATGTCTCACCTTTGAATGCTCTTGTTAATGACCAGGTTAAAAAGTTCCAGAATTTCAGGGATGAAACTGGACTTGATATAGATATAAACAGGTTCATAGGTTCAATACCTGATGAAGAGAAAAAATCTGCAAAAAATAACTCGCGTATCATTTTCACAAACCCTGAAATGCTTCATATGAGCCTGCTTCAATGGAAGCATCAATGGTTTAGGGTTCTTTCCAACCTGAAATACATCATTCTTGATGAGAGCCACTATTACAGGGGAGTTCTTGGCAGTAATATGGCAAACCTTCTCAGAAGACTTGAGCGTGTATGCAACTATTACGGTTCAAATCCACAATACATCTGCTGTACAGCAACAATTGGTAATCCAGAAGAACATGCACACTGTCTTACCGGAAAAGATGTCACCGTTATTGATAGTGATGGATCAAGTAACGGTCCGCAGAAATTTGTTTTCTGGAACCCTCCTCTTTTTATAAATAAGAAAGGTTTCAATGTCAGGAAAGCCAGTTTCTATGAATCTGTAAGACTTTTTTCAACATTTGTACAGGACGGTTATCAATCTATAATTTTTACAAGGTCAAGACAAAAAGCTGAAAGAATGGCGTTATCTGCTAAAAAAGAACTTGAAACCCGCGATTCTTCTGAAAAAGTATGCTCATACAGAGGTGGATATCACAAAGATGACAGAGAAAATATAGAAAAACAATTGTCTGAGGGTACACTTAGAGGCGTAATCTCAACCAATGCGCTTGAACTTGGTATTGACATCGGAGGTCTTGATGTATGTGTTCTTGACGGTTATCCCGGGACAGTGATGAATACTAAACAGCAGGCAGGAAGAGCCGGTCGTGGAGATAATGAAAGTGCGGTTTTCATGGTAGCAGGACCTGATGCCCTTGATCAGTATTATATGAGGAATCCTGATAAGTTTTTCAGGAAAAACATCGAAAAAGCTGTTATTAATGTATCAAATCCGTATATACAGGAAGGTCATATCCTCTGTGCTGCCAAGGAAATACCACTAAGAGAAAAAGACGAAATGTATTTTGGACCTAAATTCCACAGTATTGTGCAGTCACTTGATAACCAGAAAATGGTTACAGAAAAAGAACCTAAATCATCACTGATTCCCCAGCCTCATATGGATGTTTCCATCCGCAATATAAGCAAGCATGGATATACTATAGTACTGGTAAGTGGTAATAAAAGAAAAACCCTTGAAAAAGATATGGAAAGTTCTCAGGCATTCAGGGAAGGTTTTGAAGGGTCAATATATCTGAGCCAAGGAATTCCATATATTGTCACTGAAATGAATCACGAGAAAGGTGAAATTTATGTTCAGGAGACCCGGGCTGACTACTATACCAAACCATTAATTGATTCAGAAATATCTGTAAAGGAAATTTATGAAAACAGCTCTCTTAATACCTCAAATGATATAACAATCGGATACGGCAGTGTTGAAGTAGAAGAACAGGTAACGGGTTACAAAAAGTTCCAGCAGTTTAGTGAAGAAGAACTGGGCGAATATTCACTTGACATGCCAAGGACAACCCTTGAAACCGAATCTTTATGGATGGAATTGCCTGAAAGGTTTAAAGAACTTGTAAACAATTGCGACCTTGATTTTGACGGGGGTATTCATGCTGTAGAGCACGGTATGATTGCAATGTATCCTATTCATCTTCTGGCGGACAGGAATGATGTCGGAGGTCTTTCAAAATCCAACCATTCTGATATCGGAGATAAAAGTGGTATATTCATTTATGACGGGCATAATGGAGGAGTAGGTTATGCCGAAAACGGATACCATAAGCTCATTGAGATGCTGGATGTCACCTTAAATGCTATCGAAAATTGTCCCTGCAACGATGGATGTCCAAGCTGTATACAGTCTCCAAAATGTGGCAACAATAACAGTCCTCTTGATAAACATGCAGCTATAATGATTCTGCGTGAAATGCTTGCAAAACCCAGATACACTCCACCCAAAAAATCAAAATCTGGAACAAAACCTCTGGATAAATTCGGCAACAGTAAATTAATCTCTGCGGATGAATGGATTAAAAAAGGTAGGGTTTTTGGAAAAGAGAAAAAACACAAAAATGCGTGTGAATGCTTTGACAATGCTTTACAACTCGAACCAGATAACGCCAATGCCCTCTATGATAAGGCGAAAGCCTGTTTCCATTTAAGAATGTATGAACAATCCTCAGAATGTATTAATAAAGTTCTGGAAATGGGTTATAACACTGCAAATCTTAGAAAATTAAAGGGTATCAATCTTGTCAATCTCGGAAAATATCAAGCAGCCCTTGATGAATTTAATAAAGCGCTAAAACTTGAACCTGATAATCCCAAAATTCAAAAACTCAAATCCGACACTGAAAAACAACTGAGTGGATAA
- a CDS encoding RNA-guided endonuclease InsQ/TnpB family protein yields MVKRTETIYLNYDKNLSWLCHISKNLYNQANFIVKQSLNDDGDWVRYEELNKQLKGTENYSVLPTQTAQQTLKLMDKNWKSFFQSIKDWEKNPENYYSKPNPPKYKKKNGENILTFTNQQCKIKNGVLKLPKKTNLQVETRLTDDTKLNQVRIIPMGVGYKCEIVYEKDLETPDPNEENIASIDLGINNIVTMVNNIGEKPIVIKGGVAKSINQFYNKKSGKLKSIYDKLGIKNSKKLKKLYHKYKMKINDFFHKASKRIVDFCVKHNIGTLVIGYNEGWKQEVYMGKRNNQKFTQIPFHRLPEQLKYKAEDVGLKVIEQEESYTSKCSFLDGEPVERRTSYIGKRIKRGLFRSSNGTIINADVNGAYNIMKKAIPDLDGIEGVALHPVSISHECN; encoded by the coding sequence ATGGTAAAAAGAACCGAAACGATATATCTAAATTATGATAAAAACCTTAGCTGGTTGTGTCATATTTCCAAGAACTTATACAACCAGGCAAACTTCATAGTTAAACAATCTCTAAATGATGATGGTGATTGGGTAAGATACGAAGAACTAAATAAACAGTTAAAAGGTACTGAAAATTATTCTGTTTTACCCACACAAACAGCACAACAGACACTAAAACTGATGGATAAAAACTGGAAATCTTTCTTCCAATCAATTAAAGACTGGGAAAAGAACCCAGAAAATTACTATTCAAAACCCAACCCACCAAAATATAAAAAGAAAAATGGCGAAAATATTCTCACTTTCACAAACCAACAGTGTAAGATAAAAAACGGAGTCCTCAAGTTACCGAAGAAAACGAACCTGCAAGTAGAAACTCGTCTTACAGATGACACTAAACTAAATCAAGTTCGAATTATTCCTATGGGAGTTGGTTATAAGTGTGAAATTGTTTACGAGAAGGATTTAGAAACACCAGATCCAAACGAAGAAAACATCGCCAGTATCGACCTGGGAATTAATAATATCGTCACTATGGTGAATAACATCGGTGAAAAACCGATTGTTATTAAGGGCGGAGTCGCAAAATCAATAAACCAGTTCTACAACAAAAAATCTGGAAAACTAAAATCCATTTATGATAAATTAGGCATCAAAAACAGCAAAAAACTGAAAAAACTATACCATAAATATAAAATGAAAATCAATGACTTCTTCCATAAAGCAAGTAAAAGGATTGTTGATTTTTGTGTCAAACACAACATCGGCACACTAGTCATTGGATATAACGAAGGGTGGAAACAAGAAGTGTATATGGGTAAGCGCAATAACCAAAAGTTTACACAGATTCCATTTCATAGACTTCCTGAACAACTAAAATACAAAGCCGAAGATGTTGGATTGAAAGTGATTGAGCAAGAAGAATCCTATACATCGAAGTGTTCGTTCCTCGATGGAGAACCAGTTGAGAGAAGGACTTCTTATATTGGTAAAAGAATTAAAAGAGGGCTTTTCCGATCATCTAACGGCACTATAATCAATGCCGATGTAAATGGTGCCTATAATATTATGAAGAAAGCAATCCCTGATTTAGATGGGATAGAGGGTGTAGCGTTACACCCGGTGAGTATATCTCACGAATGTAACTGA
- a CDS encoding PAS domain-containing sensor histidine kinase, with the protein MVYNMQDENKTKKQLIRELETLRNQVKQPKSPDSESFIPFDTIFDAIPDVIGIQNTDHEIICYNKAGYKFLNVSPEEVKGKKCFEIIGRQSPCDICATKNVYKTKQPSQVQKYIESMGVWLDVRAYPVQDENGELTQIIEHLRDITTEKEMEKELEKSHIELEKRIEERTEQLKQEKDLMKKYLDVSGTIILALDCNQNITLVNNKGCEILGYNKDKIVGSNIFDIIPERYKNDIKSVSGKLLNEGIQTAQRFENPILTGTGEERIISWHNTVLKDQNGNITGTLSSGIDITERKLAEEKQDYLNQVLRAIRNVNQLITHENDRFQLIQKSCELLVETRGYHNAWIALMDENGGGGFNNIVQAGMGAEFAYIKDKLKDGGLIDCVQKALNQSDTIVVKNPVSACVNCPLPDVHKGNNLTRKLEYNNRTYGILSVTVPSEYGKDNDELDLFDELTNDLSYALYNLEIEDEKIKAYNKVQQSLKQYQDIFNGMNDAAFVHDLEGNFLDVNDVAVQRLGYSREELLAMGPKGIDDETSKIKIKNRINSILDDGYFAFEASHVTKTGKKIPVAINSSLVEYEGKPAILSIARDITERKKIEKALKENEKLYRRITNNMLDLVSQTDEKGVFEYVSPSHEYILGYKPHYLVGKNVFDFVHPEDRNKLKHLFYKCINNQKSATVEHRYQHADGYYLWLETVGNVVYDEDENDVKAIFGTRNVTERKKTEIALKESEKRYRTIFETTGSATAIADENSTFLLVNREFEKLSGYSKEEIEKRKNWTDFIVEEDLPYLRENYYKLLANSTSVPRKYEFRFIDRNNNQKYISMAVNSIPERKIAIATLLDITERKQSEETLRIYSEKLSKTNEELRELDKMKDEFISNLSHELRTPITSIKGFSELIYNEKLGTLNEKQKEGMDSIVKSCDRLRWLIESLLYVNKLQTEKIQYKFEPVDVETLIDGVVSNLSLQIKEKEISIEKYVDENLPYVNGDKDYLRQVLVHLMDNARKFTSSGGKIQIHAFNDADKSMDNFVHIIVKDNGIGIKKESIPDIFKLFYQIDGSMTRKYEGTGLGMYLCNKIIETHNGYIWVDSEENAGTDVHVKLPAIYNY; encoded by the coding sequence ATGGTATATAATATGCAGGATGAAAACAAGACCAAAAAACAGCTAATCCGGGAACTGGAAACGTTGCGTAATCAGGTAAAACAACCCAAATCTCCTGATTCTGAATCATTCATTCCTTTTGATACTATTTTTGATGCAATACCTGACGTCATTGGAATCCAGAATACAGACCATGAAATTATCTGTTATAATAAAGCAGGATATAAGTTCCTGAACGTTTCACCTGAAGAGGTAAAGGGCAAAAAATGTTTTGAGATTATTGGAAGGCAGTCACCATGTGATATTTGTGCAACCAAAAACGTTTACAAAACAAAACAACCGTCACAGGTTCAAAAATATATCGAAAGTATGGGAGTGTGGCTTGATGTACGAGCCTATCCGGTTCAGGATGAAAACGGTGAATTAACACAGATTATAGAACACCTCCGGGATATTACTACTGAAAAAGAGATGGAAAAAGAGCTTGAAAAGTCTCACATAGAACTGGAAAAACGTATAGAAGAAAGGACTGAACAACTCAAACAGGAAAAAGACCTGATGAAAAAATACCTTGATGTTTCTGGAACTATTATACTGGCACTTGACTGCAACCAAAACATAACCCTTGTCAACAACAAGGGTTGTGAAATCCTTGGTTATAACAAAGACAAAATTGTAGGAAGCAATATTTTTGATATTATTCCTGAACGATATAAAAATGACATAAAATCTGTTTCAGGAAAATTGTTAAATGAAGGTATTCAGACAGCACAGCGCTTTGAAAATCCGATTTTGACCGGTACAGGTGAAGAGAGAATTATATCATGGCATAATACTGTTCTAAAGGATCAAAACGGAAACATTACAGGTACTCTCAGTTCGGGTATAGATATTACAGAACGAAAACTGGCAGAGGAGAAGCAAGATTATCTGAATCAGGTATTAAGAGCAATAAGAAACGTAAACCAGCTCATAACCCATGAAAATGACCGCTTCCAATTAATACAAAAATCCTGCGAATTACTTGTTGAAACCCGGGGTTATCACAATGCATGGATAGCACTGATGGATGAAAACGGTGGAGGTGGATTCAACAATATTGTACAGGCTGGCATGGGAGCTGAGTTTGCTTATATAAAAGATAAGCTTAAAGACGGTGGATTAATTGATTGTGTGCAAAAAGCATTGAATCAATCCGATACAATAGTGGTAAAAAATCCTGTTTCTGCCTGTGTCAATTGTCCGCTTCCTGATGTGCATAAAGGTAACAACCTGACCAGAAAACTGGAATACAATAACAGAACTTATGGAATACTTTCTGTCACCGTTCCGTCTGAATACGGGAAAGATAATGATGAACTGGATTTGTTTGATGAACTTACAAATGACCTGTCGTATGCTTTGTACAATCTGGAAATTGAAGATGAAAAAATTAAAGCTTATAACAAAGTTCAGCAGTCTTTAAAACAGTATCAGGATATTTTCAATGGAATGAATGATGCTGCTTTTGTTCATGACCTTGAAGGTAATTTTCTGGATGTAAATGATGTCGCAGTTCAAAGACTTGGATATTCCAGAGAAGAATTGCTTGCTATGGGACCCAAAGGTATTGATGATGAGACAAGCAAAATAAAAATTAAAAACCGAATTAATAGCATCCTTGATGATGGTTATTTTGCGTTTGAAGCGTCACATGTAACAAAAACCGGTAAAAAAATACCGGTAGCTATAAACTCCAGTCTGGTAGAGTATGAAGGTAAACCCGCTATATTAAGCATTGCAAGGGATATCACAGAAAGAAAGAAGATTGAAAAAGCATTAAAGGAAAATGAAAAATTATACCGAAGGATTACCAACAACATGCTTGATCTTGTCAGCCAGACAGATGAAAAAGGAGTGTTTGAATATGTAAGCCCGTCACATGAATATATTCTTGGGTACAAACCGCATTACCTTGTCGGTAAAAATGTATTTGATTTTGTTCACCCAGAAGACCGAAACAAGTTGAAGCATCTTTTTTACAAATGTATCAACAACCAGAAATCTGCAACTGTAGAACATCGGTACCAGCACGCTGATGGTTACTATCTGTGGCTGGAAACCGTCGGCAATGTTGTCTATGATGAGGACGAAAATGATGTCAAGGCAATTTTCGGCACCCGAAACGTTACAGAACGCAAGAAAACTGAAATCGCGTTAAAGGAAAGTGAGAAACGTTACAGAACTATTTTTGAAACAACAGGGTCAGCTACTGCAATTGCAGACGAAAATTCAACGTTTTTGCTCGTTAACAGGGAATTTGAAAAATTATCTGGATACTCCAAAGAAGAAATTGAAAAAAGGAAAAACTGGACTGATTTTATAGTTGAAGAAGATTTGCCGTATCTCAGGGAAAATTACTACAAACTGTTAGCCAATTCCACGTCAGTACCCAGAAAATACGAATTCAGGTTTATAGACAGAAACAACAACCAGAAATATATCAGTATGGCGGTAAATTCAATACCTGAAAGAAAAATCGCTATAGCTACACTTCTGGATATCACAGAACGCAAACAATCGGAAGAAACATTAAGAATTTATTCTGAAAAACTTTCAAAAACAAACGAAGAGCTCAGAGAACTGGATAAAATGAAAGATGAGTTCATATCTAACCTGAGTCATGAATTGAGAACTCCTATCACGTCCATTAAAGGTTTCAGCGAATTAATATACAACGAAAAACTTGGAACCCTTAATGAAAAGCAAAAAGAAGGGATGGATAGTATTGTAAAAAGCTGTGATAGACTCAGGTGGCTCATAGAATCATTGCTTTATGTAAACAAGTTACAGACAGAAAAAATTCAGTATAAATTCGAACCTGTTGATGTAGAAACCCTAATTGATGGAGTAGTTTCAAACCTCAGCCTGCAGATTAAAGAAAAGGAGATTTCGATTGAAAAATACGTAGATGAAAATCTTCCATATGTTAACGGAGATAAAGATTATCTGAGGCAGGTTCTGGTTCACCTTATGGATAATGCCCGCAAATTCACCTCTTCAGGTGGTAAAATACAGATACATGCTTTTAATGATGCTGATAAAAGTATGGACAATTTTGTTCATATAATTGTAAAAGATAACGGTATAGGAATCAAAAAAGAATCCATTCCTGATATTTTCAAACTGTTCTATCAAATCGATGGTTCCATGACCCGCAAATATGAAGGAACAGGTCTCGGGATGTATCTGTGTAACAAAATAATTGAAACCCATAACGGATACATCTGGGTGGATAGTGAGGAAAATGCAGGTACAGATGTTCATGTTAAATTACCTGCGATATACAACTATTAA